Proteins encoded together in one Oreochromis aureus strain Israel breed Guangdong linkage group 23, ZZ_aureus, whole genome shotgun sequence window:
- the LOC116334380 gene encoding uncharacterized protein LOC116334380, producing the protein METDTWENGRTVVVSGVPNVLPPGRITDKLTIHFQSTRKSDGGDVEKVKYPTNMDGVAFVTFVKAKDAARVVEQKQHIMTDSQFPEDFVLTVFPFSTDVFFYVPSATVDLSIFGGNRDLVIESLRSAHRSLRFRPVPQQRKAFIEGPFAAVQALRGDLIRRADELQSAVTVQTAGINPRESSHNTRLISHHKYVDSVSHSSSKREPASSLSTLLQSPGEASEIQRLLSKTQNASLRQKVSSESLARGRILKASINGKDKLEVQPTEQRKANHIQVVEKEIKASALSGLPQPDAISTTEPYNDGASQKHPRAGKISATEITREGDLGSHQSSMGCLKNPSSSAVRSKLLQTELKDVSKTLERYTEGPAMACAVCPEGQDDIWVDSYIFRYIKTFHKKELDRCFAGTDLSVRYVVETDLMQISLTEQQRSKVTSGVQKAIQKLKTLFESWQSILRVHKIFYHEVGLLDKYLLNQICGVFCFQFEDVLYIFEDSCIKAISPSVPSLLFNKKIKEGIIKFKDSLVNFRQSSRTHERMYFNH; encoded by the exons ATGGAGACCGACACCTGGGAGAACGGCAGGACGGTGGTTGTCTCCGGTGTTCCCAATGTGTTACCCCCCGGCAGGATAACTGATAAGCTGACCATTCACTTCCAAAGTACCCGGAAGAGTGACGGAGGAGACGTCGAAAAGGTCAAATATCCCACCAACATGGACGGAGTTGCGTTTGTCACTTTTGTAAAGGCAAAAG ATGCAGCGAGGGTGGTGGAACAGAAGCAGCATATCATGACAGACAGCCAGTTTCCTGAAGACTTCGTCCTCACTGTGTTTCCCTTCAGCACAGAT GTGTTTTTCTACGTCCCAAGTGCTACGGTTGATCTTTCCATATTCGGTGGCAATCGGGACTTGGTGATTGAGAGCCTGCGGTCAGCTCACAGATCACTGCGTTTTCGTCCTGTGCCCCAGCAGAGGAAAGCCTTCATTGAGGGgccttttgcagctgtccaagCCCTGAGAGGGGACCTCATTCGCAGAGCCGATGAGCTTCAATCTGCAGTCACAGTCCAAACCGCTGGTATTAACCCAAGAGAAAGCAGTCATAATACGAGGTTAATATCTCATCACAAGTATGTCGACTCTGTAAGCCACAGCAGCTCTAAGAGGGAACCCGCAAGCAGCTTATCAACATTGCTGCAGAGCCCAGGTGAGGCAAGTGAAATCCAAAGACTGCTCTCAAAGACTCAAAACGCCTCCTTGAGGCAAAAAGTTTCCTCTGAGAGTTTGGCTCGAGGGAGGATTTTGAAAGCAAGCATCAATGGAAAGGACAAACTGGAAGTTCAGCCAACAGAACAAAGAAAGGCCAACCACATACAAGTGGTCGAGAAGGAAATCAAAGCATCTGCCTTATCGGGCCTTCCTCAACCAGATGCAATATCAACAACAGAGCCTTATAATGACGGTGCCTCACAAAAACATCCCAGAGCAGGCAAGATTTCAGCCACAGAGATTACAAGAGAGGGTGATCTGGGGTCTCACCAGAGCAGCATGGGCTGTTTGAAGAATCCGAGCAGCTCAGCAGTCAGAAGTAAGCTCCTCCAGACTGAACTTAAAGATGTCTCAAAAACCTTGGAGAGATATACTGAAGGTCCCGCAATGGCGTGCGCAGTCTGTCCGGAAGGTCAGGATGATATCTGGGTTGACTCTTACATATTCAGATACATCAAAACATTTCACAAGAAGGAGTTGGACAGATGCTTTGCGGGCACTGACTTATCTGTCAGGTATGTTGTAGAAACTGACCTCATGCAAATATCGTTGACTGAGCAGCAACGTTCCAAGGTGACCTCAGGAGTCCAGAAAGCCATCCAGAAACTGAAAACTTTGTTTGAGTCTTGGCAATCAATCTTAAGAGTTCATAAGATATTTTACCATGAGGTGGGGCTGTTGGATAAATACCTACTAAATCAGATCTGTGGTGTTTTCTGTTTCCAGTTTGAAGATGTTCTTTACATATTCGAGGACTCCTGCATTAAAGCCATCAGCCCCTCAGTCCCTAGTCTGCTGttcaataagaaaataaaagaagggATAATTAAATTCAAAGACAGTCTTGTAAATTTCAGGCAATCTAGTAGGACTCATGAACGGATGTACTTTAATCACTGA